A single window of Agelaius phoeniceus isolate bAgePho1 chromosome 16, bAgePho1.hap1, whole genome shotgun sequence DNA harbors:
- the SBK1 gene encoding serine/threonine-protein kinase SBK1 isoform X2, translating into MSAGSIEQEPSRKLGCCGVPLITEDMQSLAIRTLSGTDITKHYDLIRELGKGTYGKVDLVSHKSTGTKMALKFVNKSKTKLKNFLREFSITNTLSSSPFIIKVFDVVFETEDCYVFAQEYAPGGDLFDIIPPQVGLPEELVKRCVQQLGLALDYMHSKSLVHRDIKPENVLLFDRDCRRVKLADFGMTRKVGCRVKRISGTIPYTAPEVCQAGRAEGFAVDTSIDVWAFGVLIFCVLTGNFPWEAAVASDAFFEEFVRWQKGRLAGLPSQWRRFTDSALRMFQRLLALDPEKRCPVKEVFYFIKCDLMAEVRCRPSYRSRKHARDKLPAGPHCHEAGGSCTPAPLKRTVLTEGSGAARPEPGAAAAGTASRTDGRQDKGKGQMVLATAIEICV; encoded by the exons ATGAGCGCGGGCTCGATTGAGCAGGAGCCGTCGCGCAAGCTGGGCTGCTGCGGGGTGCCCCTGATCACCGAGGACATGCAGTCCCTGGCCATCCGCACCCTCTCGGGCACCGACATCACCAAGCACTACGACCTCATCCGCGAGCTCGGCAAGGGCACCTACGGCAAGGTGGACCTGGTGTCCCACAAAAGCACAG GCACCAAGATGGCCCTGAAGTTCGTCAACAAGAGCAAGACGAAGCTGAAGAACTTCCTGCGGGAATTCAGCATCACCAACACGCTCTCCTCCAGCCCCTTCATCATCAAGGTCTTCGACGTGGTCTTCGAGACCGAGGACTGCTACGTGTTCGCTCAGGAGTACGCCCCCGGCGGGGACCTCTTCGACATCATCCCGCCCCAG GTGGGGCTCCCCGAGGAGCTGGTGAAGCGCTGCGTGCAGCAGCTGGGCCTGGCCCTCGACTACATGCACAGCAAGAGCCTGGTGCACCGGGACATCAAACCGGAGAACGTGCTGCTCTTCGACCGCGACTGCCGCCGCGTCAAGCTGGCGGATTTCGGCATGACACGCAAGGTGGGCTGCCGGGTCAAGCGCATCAGCGGCACCATCCCCTACACGGCCCCCGAGGTGTGCCAGGCCGGGCGGGCCGAGGGCTTCGCCGTGGACACCAGCATCGACGTGTGGGCTTTCGGGGTGCTCATCTTCTGCGTGCTCACCGGGAACTTCCCCTGGGAGGCGGCGGTGGCGTCCGACGCCTTCTTCGAGGAGTTTGTGCGGTGGCAGAAGGGGCGGCTGGCGGGGCTGCCCTCGCAGTGGCGGCGCTTCACGGACAGCGCCCTGCGCATGTTCCAGCGCCTGCTGGCCCTCGACCCCGAGAAGCGCTGCCCCGTCAAGGAGGTTTTCTACTTCATCAAGTGCGACCTCATGGCCGAGGTGCGGTGCCGGCCCTCGTACCGCTCCCGCAAGCACGCCAGGGACAAGCTCCCGGCCGGGCCCCACTGCCACGAGGCCGGCGGCTCCTGCACCCCCGCCCCGCTCAAGAGGACCGTCCTGACCGAGGGGAGCGGAGCGGCCCGCCCCGAGCCCGGCGCAGCCGCCGCGGGCACGGCCAGCAGGACAGACGGACGGCAGGACAAGGGCAAGGGGCAGATGGTCCTGGCCACAGCAATAGAGATCTGCGTGTGA
- the SBK1 gene encoding serine/threonine-protein kinase SBK1 isoform X1 → MDSFCFVCFQKEELQPLHLHSATMSAGSIEQEPSRKLGCCGVPLITEDMQSLAIRTLSGTDITKHYDLIRELGKGTYGKVDLVSHKSTGTKMALKFVNKSKTKLKNFLREFSITNTLSSSPFIIKVFDVVFETEDCYVFAQEYAPGGDLFDIIPPQVGLPEELVKRCVQQLGLALDYMHSKSLVHRDIKPENVLLFDRDCRRVKLADFGMTRKVGCRVKRISGTIPYTAPEVCQAGRAEGFAVDTSIDVWAFGVLIFCVLTGNFPWEAAVASDAFFEEFVRWQKGRLAGLPSQWRRFTDSALRMFQRLLALDPEKRCPVKEVFYFIKCDLMAEVRCRPSYRSRKHARDKLPAGPHCHEAGGSCTPAPLKRTVLTEGSGAARPEPGAAAAGTASRTDGRQDKGKGQMVLATAIEICV, encoded by the exons ATGGATTCCTTCTGCTTCGTCTGCTTCCAgaaagaggagctgcagcccctgcacctGCACAG CGCAACCATGAGCGCGGGCTCGATTGAGCAGGAGCCGTCGCGCAAGCTGGGCTGCTGCGGGGTGCCCCTGATCACCGAGGACATGCAGTCCCTGGCCATCCGCACCCTCTCGGGCACCGACATCACCAAGCACTACGACCTCATCCGCGAGCTCGGCAAGGGCACCTACGGCAAGGTGGACCTGGTGTCCCACAAAAGCACAG GCACCAAGATGGCCCTGAAGTTCGTCAACAAGAGCAAGACGAAGCTGAAGAACTTCCTGCGGGAATTCAGCATCACCAACACGCTCTCCTCCAGCCCCTTCATCATCAAGGTCTTCGACGTGGTCTTCGAGACCGAGGACTGCTACGTGTTCGCTCAGGAGTACGCCCCCGGCGGGGACCTCTTCGACATCATCCCGCCCCAG GTGGGGCTCCCCGAGGAGCTGGTGAAGCGCTGCGTGCAGCAGCTGGGCCTGGCCCTCGACTACATGCACAGCAAGAGCCTGGTGCACCGGGACATCAAACCGGAGAACGTGCTGCTCTTCGACCGCGACTGCCGCCGCGTCAAGCTGGCGGATTTCGGCATGACACGCAAGGTGGGCTGCCGGGTCAAGCGCATCAGCGGCACCATCCCCTACACGGCCCCCGAGGTGTGCCAGGCCGGGCGGGCCGAGGGCTTCGCCGTGGACACCAGCATCGACGTGTGGGCTTTCGGGGTGCTCATCTTCTGCGTGCTCACCGGGAACTTCCCCTGGGAGGCGGCGGTGGCGTCCGACGCCTTCTTCGAGGAGTTTGTGCGGTGGCAGAAGGGGCGGCTGGCGGGGCTGCCCTCGCAGTGGCGGCGCTTCACGGACAGCGCCCTGCGCATGTTCCAGCGCCTGCTGGCCCTCGACCCCGAGAAGCGCTGCCCCGTCAAGGAGGTTTTCTACTTCATCAAGTGCGACCTCATGGCCGAGGTGCGGTGCCGGCCCTCGTACCGCTCCCGCAAGCACGCCAGGGACAAGCTCCCGGCCGGGCCCCACTGCCACGAGGCCGGCGGCTCCTGCACCCCCGCCCCGCTCAAGAGGACCGTCCTGACCGAGGGGAGCGGAGCGGCCCGCCCCGAGCCCGGCGCAGCCGCCGCGGGCACGGCCAGCAGGACAGACGGACGGCAGGACAAGGGCAAGGGGCAGATGGTCCTGGCCACAGCAATAGAGATCTGCGTGTGA